The Osmia bicornis bicornis chromosome 12, iOsmBic2.1, whole genome shotgun sequence genome includes a region encoding these proteins:
- the LOC114881797 gene encoding golgin subfamily A member 6-like protein 1: MAGKAEEGAEKRSGELGMEDETKEKKETEGREESGKPDKGGKRGRPSNIEVLRRERTLSIGSMENLEEIWKRKRDEGIDEGIQKGSDEEGKKRTSGWMFKESNVTERSPEKKKEKREEAEGVGEIKELIKDLGRDLRGKMERVEENMRDLRKEVREEIEKLKEDSIRRENKWAEQKREMEGKIELLIRKIEELEKKGEGGARWDEMEEKVHKTVQDAIEKRKQEIGGEQINEKLCELEKKWGRKEREERRRNIIIRGTKVRREEMKKKAEEILMLTGVENAIEEVKEVGVGERGKEVSMMLLKMKSNELKRRIMENKKALKGREERIEEDLTWTERKTQWLLRKIGREEREKGKYVWVDHGKIRIEGKWWRWDEEKGRLVDGEGKGWEPTQGGRQTEGEEEQRI, encoded by the coding sequence ATGGCCGGTAAGGCAGAGGAAGGAGCGGAGAAGAGGAGCGGAGAGTTAGGAATGGAAGACGAgacaaaggaaaagaaagagacgGAGGGGAGGGAAGAGTCCGGGAAACCGGACAAAGGGGGGAAAAGAGGTAGGCCTTCAAATATAGAGGTGCTAAGAAGAGAAAGGACACTGAGCATAGGAAGCATGGAAAATTTGGAAGAAATTTGGAAGAGAAAAAGGGACGAAGGAATCGATGAGGGTATACAAAAAGGAAGTGACGAAGAGGGAAAGAAACGAACAAGCGGATGGATGTTTAAAGAAAGCAATGTGACGGAAAGATCAccagagaagaaaaaagaaaagagagaagaggCTGAAGGAGTTGGAGAAATAAAAGAGTTAATAAAAGATTTAGGAAGAGACCTGAGAGGAAAGATGGAAAGGGTGGAGGAGAACATGAGGGACCTAAGAAAAGAAGTGAGAGAAGAAATAGAGAAGTTAAAGGAAGATTCGATTAGAAGAGAGAACAAGTGGGCAGaacaaaaaagagaaatggaaggGAAGATAGAACTTCTGATAAGGAAGATTGAGGAATTAGAAAAGAAGGGGGAAGGGGGCGCAAGGTGGGACGAGATGGAAGAGAAAGTACATAAAACGGTGCAGGATGcgatagaaaaaagaaagcagGAAATAGGAGGTGAGCAAATAAATGAGAAGCTGTGTGAGCTCGAAAAGAAATGGGGGAGGAAAGAGAGGGAGGAAAGGAGgagaaatataataatcagAGGTACGAAAGTAAGAAGAGAGGAGATGAAAAAGAAGGCGGAGGAGATATTAATGCTGACAGGAGTAGAAAACGCAATAGAGGAGGTAAAAGAGGTAGGCGTGggggaaagaggaaaagaagtcAGCATGATGTTactaaaaatgaaatcaaacgAATTAAAAAGGAGGATAATGGAAAACAAAAAAGCGCTAAAAGGGAGAGAGGAGAGAATAGAAGAGGACTTAACATGGACGGAGAGAAAGACGCAATGGTTGTTAAGAAAAAtaggaagagaagaaagagagaaaggaaaatatgTATGGGTAGACCAtggaaaaataagaatagaagGGAAATGGTGGAGATGGGATGAAGAAAAGGGAAGACTGGTAGACGGGGAGGGGAAGGGATGGGAGCCCACTCAAGGAGGAAGACAGACGGAGGGGGAAGAGGAGCAAAGGATATAG